A single region of the Candidatus Methanomethylicota archaeon genome encodes:
- a CDS encoding TIGR00296 family protein yields MLTLEEGTFLVKLARDAVTSYITKKKKISPPKDLSVKFYEKCGVFVTIEKLIDNEKILRGCIGYPLPYLPLIEAIIESAISAATKDPRFPPLREEELSQVIFEVSVLTPPKLLEVKNPREYPKLIKIGRDGLIIEMGPYSGLLLPQVPVEYNWDEETFLSECCMKAGLPPDCWLSKNVKIYSFTAEVFCEERPYGKVIKRELGE; encoded by the coding sequence TTGTTAACACTTGAAGAAGGCACATTTCTTGTTAAATTAGCTAGAGATGCTGTTACTAGCTATATTACTAAAAAGAAAAAAATTTCACCCCCTAAGGACTTAAGTGTCAAATTTTATGAAAAATGTGGAGTATTTGTAACAATTGAGAAGCTTATTGATAATGAAAAAATATTAAGAGGTTGTATTGGTTATCCTCTTCCATATTTACCTCTCATAGAAGCGATTATAGAGTCCGCAATAAGTGCAGCTACAAAAGATCCTCGCTTTCCTCCATTAAGAGAAGAAGAACTCTCTCAAGTTATATTTGAAGTAAGTGTATTAACACCTCCAAAATTACTTGAAGTTAAAAATCCAAGAGAATATCCAAAATTAATTAAAATAGGTAGAGATGGCTTAATTATAGAAATGGGACCTTATTCTGGTTTATTATTACCTCAAGTTCCAGTAGAATATAATTGGGATGAAGAAACTTTTCTTTCAGAATGTTGTATGAAAGCTGGCTTGCCGCCAGATTGTTGGCTTTCAAAGAATGTTAAAATTTACAGTTTTACAGCAGAAGTATTTTGCGAAGAACGTCCATATGGCAAAGTAATAAAGCGAGAGTTAGGAGAATAA
- a CDS encoding DUF5615 family PIN-like protein — protein sequence MRFVVDAMLGRLARWLRLLGYDTIYNKVFDDETLIKIAKNEDRILITRDEELFKKAIKENVKSFLIHSTDLIKSISELNLCIDESLIGSRCTICNALLTIGPSSNTWKCPNCGKVYWYGSHWKDINKRIKLIKR from the coding sequence TTGCGTTTTGTAGTAGATGCAATGCTTGGTAGACTTGCAAGATGGTTAAGGTTATTGGGTTATGATACAATATACAATAAAGTATTTGATGATGAAACTTTAATTAAAATTGCAAAAAATGAAGATAGAATATTAATTACTAGAGATGAAGAACTTTTTAAAAAAGCTATAAAAGAAAATGTAAAATCATTTTTAATACATTCTACAGACTTAATTAAATCAATTTCAGAACTTAATTTATGTATAGATGAATCATTAATAGGCTCAAGATGTACTATTTGTAATGCTTTATTAACCATTGGTCCATCTTCTAATACTTGGAAATGCCCTAATTGTGGAAAAGTTTATTGGTATGGAAGTCATTGGAAGGATATAAATAAGCGAATCAAATTGATAAAAAGGTGA